A window of Babesia microti strain RI chromosome III, complete genome contains these coding sequences:
- a CDS encoding CLPTM1-like membrane protein cnrB (overlaps_old_locusTagID:BBM_III00205), whose product MTDMTSEDTRPYWHPSRWMSNVFVQIVMFQLTMKFILNRTVYMESQSESKIANLTNFFKPRTAFDLYGYISPFDTKDINILDTHGTLVYSLENQIYSHKYGQSYEKIETLFVPAEYTRELDFNPFFVVVMIPHFSYMQKHNNPAKSIFVEGKEGRYIAKSIPLTVSGDFVKHLKVEEPQKKLLLDANDSVGDSLKPEPIKYWVPRVDINLVYETNIYRPSTFNYALQGYSVDLEQGVYDPRLSLSRFWNLADNYIPVDGEKMGLGFQLTINFAHCTTFYGIAIDQFGAVQHMSAQNGTVGVKETEMLKKILLTTNFYMLVFSILFIFTHTIFSFFALKNDMQFWYNNESMEGLSAMSLWFNFACEIIIGLYVLDSEETSRLVLFEIFLGIAASFWKVTKSLKITYLEQYPYIKVTSALSYKESKTEEYDRIAIKYMSMALAPCVAGYAIYSLLYNTHKSWYSYFIQVAAGSVYTFGFIMLTPQLYINYKLKSVDHLPWRALIYKSLNTFVDDVASFLIDMPWMHRLSCFRDDIIFIIYLYQRWIYKTDKTRSGKVD is encoded by the exons ATGACTGATATGACAAGCGAGGACACCCGTCCATATTGGCATCCTTCAC GATGGATGTCGAATGTGTTTGTGCAAATCGTCATGTTCCAACTCACTATGAAGTTCATCTTGAATCGCACTGTATACATGGAATCTCAGTCGGAATCAAAAATAGCgaatttaaccaattttttcaaaccTAGAACTGCTTTT GACCTGTATGGATATATTTCTCCCTTTGATACTAAGGATATTAACATTCTAGATACTCATGGCACTCTAGTGTATTCGTTGGagaatcaaatatattcgCACAAGTACGGCCAGTCATATGAGAAAATTGAAACGTTATTTGTGCCGGCAGAATACACCAGAGAACTTGATTTTAACCCCTTCTTTGTCGTGGTCATGATCCCTCATTTTTCTTATATGCAGAAACACAATAACCCCGCAAAAAGCATATTTGTTGAGGGTAAAGAGGGGAGATATATTGCAAAGTCCATTCCTTTGACAG TATCTGGTGATTTTGTCAAACATCTGAAAGTGGAAGAGCCACAAAAAAAACTCTTGTTGGATGCAAATGATTCTGTTGGAGATAGTTTAAAGCCTGAGCCCATAAAATACTGGGTTCCCCGTGTCGATATAAACTTGGTTTatgaaacaaatatatatagaCCCAGCACATTCAATTACGCATTACAGG GCTATTCGGTGGATTTGGAACAGGGAGTGTACGATCCAAGGTTATCCCTTTCACGATTTTGGAATCTTGCCGACAATTATATTCCGGTTGATGGTGAAAAGATGGGTTTGGGATTCCAGTTGACAATCAATTTTGCCCATTGTACCACATTTTATGGAATTGCAATTGATCAATTCGGAGCTGTTCAGCATATGAGCGCTCAAAATGGCACAGTTGGAGTCAAGGAGACTGAAATGCTAAAGAAAATTTTACTCACTACAAATTTCTACATGTTGGTGTTTTCAATTCTTTTCATATTTACCCACACTATATTCTCATTTTTTGCCCTCAAAAATG ATATGCAATTTTGGTACAACAACGAGTCGATGGAGGGATTATCCGCTATGTCTCTGTGGTTCAATTTTGCATGTGAGATAATTATTGGTCTGTATGTATTGGACTCTGAGGAGACATCTAGGCTGGTTTTATTTGAAATCTTCTTGGGGATAG CGGCCAGCTTTTGGAAAGTGACAAAATCTCTCAAAATTACATACCTGGAGCAATACCCTTATATCAAAGTCACCAGTGCCCTCAGTTATAAGGAATCTAAGACTGAGGAGTATGATCGTATTGCAATTAAGTACATGTCAATGGCGTTAGCACCCTGTGTTGCGGGGTATGCAATATATTCGCTACTTTATAATACACACAAATCATGGTATTCTTACTTCATTCAAGTGGCTGCGGGGTCAGTTTACACATTTG GATTTATCATGCTAACTCCCCagttatacataaattataagcTGAAATCAGTGGATCATTTACCTTGGAGGGCCCTAATTTACAA atcGCTTAACACATTTGTGGATGACGTTGCATCGTTTTTAATTGACATGCCTTGGATGCATCGCCTTTCGTGCTTTAGggatgatattatatttataatctaCCTGTACCAGCGCTGGATTTACAAGACAGATAAAACTAGGTCTGGGAAAGTTGATTAG
- a CDS encoding glycyl-tRNA synthetase (overlaps_old_locusTagID:BBM_III00240) has protein sequence MLSLIVSQIFYLHHSHLNICIALKCTFTNNSLQNLFYLSQYHSKFPIIKRKITSDSVDNRQNMLNNSAIDQEALKKRILGNKERLCQLLKKRFFYISSFEIYGGTSGLYDYGPPGCALKNEIEKFWREFFIIHDEMFEISTACLTPYNVLKASGHVGKFTDLMVKDEVTMECFRADSYISDIISKFLGSKTKEIVNFPANIKKFEQATYEELEQLLVTVGNLSAEELAEIMNKYEIISPSANKLSHPFPFNLMFEVQIGPSGLFNKSKDLCTGFLRPETAQGIFTNFNRLIEYNGGKLPFAAAQIGLGFRNEISPRNGLLRVREFTMAEIEYFVNPKEKSHRNYDKFKDTVLPLLSKFNQTQGIVEQMPVARAIECGIIDNKALGYFMAKTYKFLTSCGINPSGIRFRQHMDNEMAHYACDCWDCEILTSYGWIEVVGHADRMAYDLTSHEKHSKVPLKAHIKLDDPIIVDVIKPTINKAIVGKIFKEKGQEICEKLNQLTEQKYKEIDDKLNECGKYELSIGENVYHITRDMVQFHKVLVKEYEELITPSVIEPSYGIGRLIYCVLEHVLTHRQGDADNDERIYLAIPAKIAPIKCSILPIFNDPRFDQLIEKLATILSKSGVSYKIDTTGASIGRRYARTDEIGIPYAITIDFKTLEDGTVTIRERESMSQVRVDIASTGGIVHDCVSGSISWEDVTRTHPLVTV, from the exons ATGCTATCATTGATCGTTTCACAAATCTTCTACTTGCATCATTCCCACTTGAACATTTGTATAGCTCTTAAGTGCACTTTTACAAACAATTCTCTGCAGAATCTATTTTATTTGTCTCAATATCACtcaaaatttccaataatTAAACGCAAAATAACCTCCGATTCCGT AGATAACCGTCAAAATATGCTAAATAATAGTGCTATTGATCAGGAAGCTCTTAAAAAACGTATTTTAGGGAATAAGGAGCGATTATGTCagttattaaaaaaaaGGTTTTTTTACATCAGTTCGTTTGAAATATATGGAGGTACATCTGGATTATACGATTACGGACCACCTGGATGTgctttaaaaaatgaaatcGAGAAGTTTTGGCGGGAGTTTTTCATAATACATGACGAAATGTTTGAGATATCAACTGCTTGTTTGACTCCatataatgtattaaaGGCCTCAGGTCACGTTGGAAAATTCACCGATCTAATGGTAAAAGATGAGGTTACTATGGAATGTTTTCGGGCAGATTCATATATTTctgatataatttcaaaatttctTGGGTCAAAAACTAaagaaattgtaaatttccCAGCTAATATTAAGAAATTTGAACAGGCAACATATGAAGAATTGGAGCAATTGCTGGTCACAGTGGGTAATTTATCTGCTGAAGAGCTGGCTGaaattatgaataaatatgaaataatttcacCTTCCGCAAACAAGCTATCACATCCTTTCCCATTTAATTTGATGTTTGAAGTGCAAATAGGGCCAAGTGgtttgtttaataaatcCAAGGATTTATGCACTGGTTTTTTGAGACCAGAAACTGCTCAGGGaatatttactaatttcAATAGACTTATCGAATATAATGGAGGTAAATTACCCTTTGCTGCTGCCCAAATTGGATTAGGCTTTAGAAATGAAATATCTCCAAGAAATGGATTGTTAAGGGTACGTGAATTCACGATGGctgaaattgaatattttgtcAATCCGAAGGAAAAATCTCACAGAAATTATGATAAATTCAAGGATACAGTCCTACCATTATTATCCAAATTCAATCAGACACAAGGTATTGTTGAGCAAATGCCAGTTGCTAGAGCTATAGAATGTggtataattgataataagGCACTGGGTTATTTCATGGCTAAAACATACAAATTCTTAACTTCGTGTGGTATAAACCCCAGTGGCATCAGATTTAGACAGCATATGGATAATGAAATGGCACATTATGCGTGTGATTGTTGGGattgtgaaattttaacatcatATGGATGGATTGAGGTAGTTGGTCATGCTGATAGAATGGCCTACGATTTGACATCCCATGAAAAACACTCAAAAGTACCTTTGAAAGCTCACattaaattggatgatcCTATAATTGTAGATGTCATTAAACCCACAATTAATAAGGCTATAGTAggaaaaattttcaagGAAAAGGGACAGGaaatttgtgaaaaattAAACCAACTAACGGAGCAAAAATATAaagaaattgatgataagCTTAACGAATGCGGGAAATATGAATTAAGTATAGGCGAAAACGTATATCATATTACTAGAGATATGgtacaatttcataaagTATTAGTTAAAGAATATGAGGAATTGATCACGCCTTCTGTTATTGAACCTTCTTATGGTATTGGAAGACTTATTTATTGCGTACTAGAACATGTATTAACCCATAGACAAGGAGATGCTGACAATGATGAAAGAATATATTTGGCAATACCGGCGAAAATCGCACCAATTAAATGTTCAATACTTCCTATATTCAACGATCCAAGATTTGATCAACTTATAGAAAAGTTAGCTACTATATTATCCAAAAGTGGTGTATCATATAAGATTGATACTACCGGTGCATCAATTGGACGCAGATATGCTAGGACTGATGAAATTGGAATTCCTTATgcaataacaattgattttaaGACTTTGGAAGATGGCACCGTTACAATTAGGGAGAGAGAATCAATGTCGCAAGTCAGAGTAGACATCGCTTCTACTGGAGGGATAGTGCATGATTGTGTTAGTGGGTCGATCAGCTGGGAGGACGTTACACGCACACACCCACTTGTTACCGTTTGA
- a CDS encoding conserved Plasmodium membrane protein, unknown function (overlaps_old_locusTagID:BBM_III00220), which translates to MNENKDKQLKLKEVVVPSLVLFLFVDLYIIGVYLVSNNCDVNLKAWLLGSLFLSFPTLVASHMIKNFIGSTYAILFELIATLLGFIWMVFGSVQLNLTATCQSQSPLLWWTVFVSVTTFWCSVAGMVVSLTIVSLVSFYYNNK; encoded by the exons ATGAATGAAAATAAGGATAAACAGCTCAAACTAAAAG AAGTT GTTGTGCCTAGTCTAGTGCTATTTCTTTTTgttgatttatatataattggaGTGTATCTAGTATCTAATAACTGCGATGTAAATCTGAAGGCCTGGCTGCTAGGCTCTTTGTTCCTG AGTTTCCCAACCCTAGTGGCATCTCATatgatcaaaaattttattggatCCACATACGCT ATATTGTTTGAGCTGATTGCCACTTTGCTAGGATTTATTTGGATGGTATTTGGTTCGGTGCAGCTGAACTTAACAGCGACATGTCAGAGCCAGAGCCCGTTGCTTTGGTGGACCGTTTTCGTTAGCGTCACAACTTTTTG GTGTTCAGTAGCGGGGATGGTAGTAAGCCTCACAATCGTCAGTTTA GTATCATTCTACTACAACAACAAGTGA
- a CDS encoding DDX47, RRP3, ATP-dependent RNA helicase DDX47/RRP3 (overlaps_old_locusTagID:BBM_III00230), with amino-acid sequence MNKTFAELGICPELCEACESLGWKTPTAIQIATIPPALEGRDIIGLAETGSGKTAAFVLPVLQSLLETPSRLFCVALAPTRELCAQISEQFKALGANIALEVATILGGLDMNSQAMALSKRPHVIVASPGRLSDHIENTKGFFLKSSKFLILDEADRILSMDFDDALNNIIKAMPEERQTFLFSATMTSKVSKLQKASLKNPVRYEIGGKYDTVSGLEQNFYLCPFKYKWTVITLLVEKFTSCVTIVFCNTCSTARKLSFYLDNLTHKTTCLHGKMSQPLRLSALNNFKAGSSNILVTTEVGSRGLDIPSVDLVVNFDVPQSGKDYIHRVGRTARAGRSGQAITLVTQYDVEAFQRVEFALGIKLKPFDEFSEAQIMSKHELCSQAKRKAESTAAESPLKHRKK; translated from the exons ATGAATAAGACTTTTGCCGAATTGGGAATTTGTCCCGAGCTTTGCGAGGCATGCGAATCACTCGGTTGGAAAACTCCAACTGCAATACAAATTGCAACTATACCCCCTGCGCTGGAGGGTCGTGACATTATCGGATTGGCAGAAACAGGATCTGGTAAAACCGCAGCTTTCGTATTGCCAGTATTGCAGTCATTGCTAGAAACACCGAGTAGATTATTTTGTGTCGCACTTGCACCCACTAGGGAGTTATGTGCTCAAATTTCGGAACAATTTAAAGCTTTGGGCGCAAATATCGCATTAGAAGTGGCTACAATTTTGGGAGGATTGGATATGAATTCACAGGCAATGGCTCTATCTAAACGTCCGCATGTGATTGTAGCATCGCCTGGCCGATTGTCTGATCACATCGAGAATACCAAGGGCTTCTTCCTCAAGTCTTCCAAGTTTCTAATACTAGATGAGGCAGATCGTATACTGTCAATGGATTTTGATGATGCTCTTAATAACATAATAAAA GCCATGCCTGAAGAACGGCAAACCTTCCTCTTCTCTGCAACCATGACTAGCAAAGTATCAAAGTTACAAAAGGCATCACTGAAGAATCCCGTTAGATACGAAATAGGTGGGAAATACGACACAGTATCTGGTCTagaacaaaatttttacctGTGCCCCTTTAAGTATAAATGGACTGTCATCACTTTACTGGTGGAAAAGTTTACCAGTTGTGTCACGATTGTTTTTTGCAATACATGTTCTACGGCTAGAAAACTATCGTTTTACCTCGACAATTTAACCCACAAAACTACGTGCTTACATGGGAAAATGTCACAACCACTCCGTTTATCCGCACTCAATAACTTCAAAGCAG GTTCGTCAAACATACTGGTGACTACCGAAGTTGGGAGTAGGGGCTTAGATATACCATCTGTAGATCTGGTTGTTAATTTTGACGTCCCACAATCGGGAAAGGATTACATTCATCGAGTGGGAAGGACCGCTAGGGCGGGACGTAGTGGTCAAGCAATTACACTAGTTACGCA ATATGATGTCGAAGCATTCCAAAGAGTGGAATTTGCGTTGGGTATCAAATTAAAGCCATTTGATGAGTTTAGTGAGGCTCAAATTATGTCAAAACATGAATTGTGTTCTCAGGCCAAGAG GAAAGCCGAATCTACCGCAGCGGAATCACCACTTAAGCATCGCAAAAAGTGA
- a CDS encoding small nuclear ribonucleoprotein D2 (overlaps_old_locusTagID:BBM_III00235) codes for MADTDLDPTTINKDNPTEGPLSLIAECVMDNSQVLINCRNNRKILARVKAFDRHCNMILVDAREMWTVKSSGGGKQKFVNKDRFISKMFLRGDSVIVVLRNPK; via the exons ATGGCTGACACAGACCTTGATCCTACGACGATCAACAAGGACAATCCCACAGAAGGGCCCCTGTCTCTCATTGCAGAATGCGTTATGGACAATTCCCAAGTGCTAATCAACTGCAGGAACAACAGGAAGATTCTAGCAAGG GTAAAAGCTTTCGATCGCCATTGTAACATGATTCTAGTTGATGCCAGAGAAATGTGGACTGTAAAAAGTTCGGGGGGCGGGAAACAAAAGTTTGTCAACAAGGATAGGTTCATTTCCAAAATGTTTTTGCGTGGAGATTCTGTAATCGTGGTACTTCGAAATCCTAAGTGA
- a CDS encoding protein kinase A (overlaps_old_locusTagID:BBM_III00225): MAQGCYNLSIPHDMMSGTNNCMDSTAGCTDRCAAGCASSGGFLRSIFQKFQARSCLAMFSPFTTFKTHDGSNMQFFGRLSINNFELGPTIGKGSYATVCVARLSNEKKKSSPIALKILHKSKMIKEHQMDHVKNERDILASTSHPFVVQYITSFQDSVNLYIVMEYISGGEMFSYLRKFGTLGVRTTKFYIAEVTLAMDYLHNKCIIYRDLKPENILVDKFGHVKLADFGFAKRIYGQTYTLCGTSEYLAPEVFLRAGHSFETDWWSMGIMLYEFLVGTPPFTSKSSLDTYNLALANNIKFTPSVPIQAKSLIRGLLKVDPRYRFGGKRLTSKYIYNHAFFRGIDWERLVQKRINPPIVPKIRSEFDTANFDKYPETWLSHKAAISRREQSRYFRDF; the protein is encoded by the coding sequence ATGGCCCAAGGTTGCTATAACCTGTCCATACCGCACGACATGATGTCTGGTACTAACAACTGCATGGATAGCACTGCTGGATGCACTGATCGCTGTGCTGCAGGTTGTGCGAGTTCTGGAGGTTTTTTAAGGTCAATATTTCAGAAATTCCAAGCACGTTCGTGCTTGGCCATGTTCTCCCCCTTCACCACTTTCAAAACGCATGATGGGTCCAACATGCAATTTTTCGGCAGACTTAGCATCAACAACTTTGAGTTAGGTCCCACAATAGGTAAGGGATCATACGCCACCGTTTGTGTTGCAAGGCTTAGTAATGAGAAGAAAAAATCATCACCAATTGCACTAAAGATTTTGCATAAGTCTAAGATGATAAAGGAACACCAAATGGACCATGTGAAAAACGAACGCGATATACTCGCTTCAACGAGCCATCCATTTGTTGTCCAATACATTACATCATTCCAAGACAGtgttaatttgtatatcgTAATGGAGTATATTTCAGGGGGGGAGATGTTCAGTTACTTGCGTAAATTTGGAACATTAGGCGTTAGGACCACGAAGTTTTATATCGCAGAAGTCACACTTGCCATGGATTATTTGCATAACAAGTGCATTATCTATAGGGATTTGAAGCCCGAAAATATATTGGTTGATAAGTTTGGTCATGTCAAACTTGCGGATTTTGGGTTTGCAAAAAGAATCTACGGTCAGACATACACTCTTTGTGGCACAAGTGAATATCTAGCCCCTGAGGTATTTTTGCGCGCTGGACACAGTTTTGAGACTGATTGGTGGTCTATGGGCATTATGTTATATGAATTTTTGGTGGGTACGCCCCCTTTCACTTCCAAAAGTTCTCTAGATACATACAATTTGGCACTGGCTAACAATATAAAGTTCACACCGTCTGTTCCAATACAAGCCAAAAGTCTCATACGTGGGTTACTAAAGGTAGATCCTAGATATAGGTTTGGCGGAAAGAGGCTGACAAgtaaatacatttacaaCCATGCATTTTTCAGGGGTATAGACTGGGAAAGACTAGTTCAAAAGCGAATTAACCCTCCCATTGTACCAAAGATTAGGTCTGAGTTTGACACTGCgaattttgacaaatatcCAGAGACTTGGTTATCACACAAGGCAGCTATTTCTAGAAGGGAACAATCTCGTTATTTTAGGGATTTTTGA
- a CDS encoding Set1/Ash2 histone methyltransferase complex subunit ASH2 (overlaps_old_locusTagID:BBM_III00215): MSIFLRQEPEHNCFDYRYAASDPGVKFSDDRLRIIGSKQWNTALARGCAYHGQWYYECTIAEPSPNWMQFSLYGWDDTCSTISSLLKALPSLKDSIFPSVRVGWGTRLMKLDSPLGYSPFSYCISQINGDLIYAKKTHPGGENAHTLQVGDVIGCAINLCQPIFNLEDPRGNPDLWPFTKCGLLCNVTKECTLPPLIINKNSFASFSVNGKWLNNTIKPIYCAEYHPAVSTYMGSSVTINLGPKFKYNPPNRKYKAACYMCESKYPCKEDLVKYWVFADTNLMHPKVKDKLKKLNIEGVVTLAQAELGFD, encoded by the exons ATGAGCATCTTTCTCAGGCAAGAACCCGAACATAACTGTTTCGACTACAG ATATGCCGCAAGTGATCCAGGCGTTAAATTTTCTGATGACAGACTAAGAATAATTGGTAGTAAACAGTGGAACACTGCACTTGCCAGGGGTTGTGCTTACCACGGCCAATGGTACTATGAATGTACCATAGCAGAACCAAGCCCAAACTGGATGCAATTCTCTCTATATGGGTGGGATGATACTTGTAGCACTATTTCAAGCTTATTAAAA GCACTTCCATCGCTTAAAGATTCTATATTTCCATCAGTACGCGTGGGTTGGGGGACGCGTCTAATGAAATTGGATAGTCCTTTAGGGTACAGTCCGTTTAGTTACTGCATATCACAA aTCAATGGAGATTTGATTTATGCCAAAAAAACACACCCGGGAGGGGAAAATGCACATACACTACAAGTTGGCGATGTTATTGGTTGTGCAATTAATCTTTGTCAGCcaatattcaatttggaAGATCCACGAGGAAATCCTGACCTTTGGCCCTTCACTAAATGCG GGTTGCTTTGTAATGTAACGAAGGAATGTACACTCCCCCCtcttataataaataaaaactCATTTGCATCCTTTTCAGTGAATGGCAAATGGCTCAACAACACCATCAAGCCTATATACTGCGCCGAGTATCATCCTGCCGTATCAACATACATGGGATCATCTGTCACTATCAATTTGGGCCCCAAATTCAAATACAATCCGCCAAATCGCAAATACAA GGCTGCATGTTACATGTGTGAATCAAAGTACCCCTGCAAAGAGGATCTAGTCAAGTATTGGGTCTTTGCTGACACAAATCTTATGCATCCAAAAGTCAAAGATAAGCTTAAGAAGTTGAACATTGAAGGTGTAGTAACCTTAGCACAGGCGGAGTTGGGATTTGACTAG
- a CDS encoding DnaJ homolog subfamily B member 12 (overlaps_old_locusTagID:BBM_III00210), which translates to MDNNKIEAENCSKLAYDALRSKSFNKALKLAQRAVSLCPCEEYSKLVTQIKCKQVENESHSKLIKDILSTEDYYEILNVTKSSSEEEIKKAYKKLALVLHPDKNSLPGAEEAFKKISIACQCLTDADKRRIYDQTGSRNPRGFDPTIVTPEQLFEAFFGIDINRAHVRTSHMHSNRHTPSNNISQIAPILLISSIIIFSNLLSQPSKPYSTEPTSKYYNAIKTQVSGVYYYVDPHSFDMDYPPNSPQRIKLEYEVDFGYLENKCYVQNQQRQRALAKYAFSNPPKHLLELPESCQSLRSLKDKYKKLQMKSFQQV; encoded by the exons ATGGataacaataaaattgaggCAGAAAATTGTAGCAAGCTAGCGTATGATGCTCTTCGCAGCAAAAGTTTTAACAAGGCACTTAAATTGGCTCAACGGGCAGTCAGTTTGTGTCCCTGTGAGGAATACAGTAAGCTAGTCACTCAGATAAAGTGTAAACAAGTTGAAa ATGAGTCGCATAGTAAATTGATAAAGGACATTCTAAGTACAGAGGATTATTACGAGATTCTAAATGTAACAAAATCTTCCTCTGAAGAAGAGATTAAAAAGGCTTACAAAAAG CTTGCCCTAGTACTACACCCGGATAAGAATTCATTGCCAGGTGCAGAGGAAGCATTTAAGAAGATATCAATCGCTTGTCAGTGCTTAACTGATGCTGACAAGCGAAGGATATACGATCAGACAGGGAGTCGAAATCCGCGAGGGTTCGACCCAACGATTGTCACACCTGAACAATTATTTGAGGCCTTCTTTGGTATTGATATCAATCGGGCGCACGTCAGGACATCGCATATGCACTCAAATCGTCACACACCCAGCaacaatatatcacaaattgCACCTATATTGTTAATCTCTTCAATTATTATCTTTTCCAACCTCCTCTCTCAGCCATCG AAACCCTATAGCACCGAACCCACCAGCAAGTACTACAATGCAATCAAAACCCAAGTTAGTGGCGTATATTACTATGTCGATCCACACTCCTTTGATATGGATTATCCGCCTAATTCACCGCAACGTATCAAG TTGGAATATGAGGTGGACTTTGGGTACCTGGAGAACAAGTGTTACGTGCAGAACCAACAGAGGCAAAGGGCACTGGCTAAATATGCATTCTCTAATCCTCCAAAACATTTATTAGAGTTGCCAGAAAGTTGCCAATCACTAAGGTCTCTTAAG GATAAATACAAGAAGCTGCAAATGAAAAGTTTCCAACAAGTATAG